In the genome of uncultured Celeribacter sp., the window GGCCGATATAAGAGGTCACATATTCGGTGATCCCGCCCGAAGACGGGTAGTATTCCGCGATCTTGTGAAGCGCGCCGATTGTGACCCCCGCTTCTTCCTCGCATTCGCGCCGCGCGGTGGCCTCGGGCCCCTCGCCCGCATCCACACGCCCCGCGATGGGCTCCAACATCCAGGGCCGTTCGTCGCCACGCGCATAGGGGCCGAACCGGAACTGTTCGATCACCAGGACCCGGTCGCGCACCGGATCATAGGGCAATACCGTGACCGCATCGGCCATGAGAAACGCCGCGCGGGTCATGTCTTTGGATTGCGTGCCATCGAACTGGCGATGTCGGATCGTGCTGTCATCGACCGCGAAGAAAAAGCTATAGGGAATGTCGCGGCGCAGCGTGGTGACATCCGCGCGCGAGACATCCGTGCGTGCGGGGCCACGCGGGCGCCCGCCCTGCCCCGCCGTCATCCGCGCCCAGGTCCGGGAGAAAATCATCGGGCGCAGCGGGCGCAACTCTTCGACGCTGCGTGTGCCGTGATAAAGCACGACCTCGCGCGCAGCCGTCGCCACAAACTCGGGCGTCAAAAAGGCCTCGTCCCCTGCCAGAACCTCTCGCAGGAACGCGATCTCATCGGCGGTGTACTGCGCGCTCAGCGCTTTGAAAGAATCCGTCATGCCCATTTGCGCGAGGCCTTTTCCGTCAACCAACCGCCAAAGAACCCGCCGACGATCAGGATGAACAAGACATCGGGTTTCAGCACATACATGATATATTCGCGCATCAGATCAACCATCGACATCAGGGCCTCCGTCGGGCCGCGATAGCGTTTGTCCAACGAGCGGTGGATCATGGTCTCGAAGGCGAAATAGAACACCGACCAGAAGGTCAGGATCACGGAAGACGAAAAGCCGTAGCTATAGGCCGCCGCCATCGTGTCCCCCGCGCGTCGTCCCAGAAACACCCAGCCGGTCAGAAACCCGAAGCCGCCCGCGATGAAGGACATGATCCCGTAGCGCGTGCTTTCGGGCAGGTAGTTCTTGGTCAGCTCGGCGGCGAACCAGGCCAAAAGGGCGAACCAAATGGCGGCAACGAGTTTTGCGGCTGTGGGCATGTGGACCTGCTGGGCTCTGTCTGCTCGGGACTATCGGCTCGGATGAGCGATTGTGATTTGTGTTACGTCACAGTTTCCCCCGTGAAAGGTCGCGGCGCAAGAGGTCAGATAGAAATTCCACATCCTGCGAAACCGCTCATCAAAGCCCATGGCTTCGATTTGATCCCATTTCGCGTTGAAGGTTTCGAACCAGCGCCTGAGCGTGATCGAATAGCTCTCACCGAACTCGCGGCTTTTCACGGTCTTGAGCCCTGCCTTGCCGATTTCTTCGCGCAGCACCGTGGGACTTGGCAGCATGCCACCCGGGAAGATGTATTTCTGAATGAAATCAACCGATTTTCGATAGGCGTCAAAGCGTTTGTCCTGCAGCGTGATGATCTGAAGCGTCGCCTGCGCCTCCGCCTTCAGGCACGCGCGGATTTTGTCGAAATAGACCGGCCAGTATTTCTCCCCCACCGCTTCGAACATCTCGATTGAGGCGATGCCGTCATATTGGGCTTTCTCGTCGCGGTAATCTTGCAGTTTCAACTGCACCCGCTCGGACAGCCCCGCCTTTTGAATGCGCTGCGCCGC includes:
- a CDS encoding NUDIX domain-containing protein, with translation MTDSFKALSAQYTADEIAFLREVLAGDEAFLTPEFVATAAREVVLYHGTRSVEELRPLRPMIFSRTWARMTAGQGGRPRGPARTDVSRADVTTLRRDIPYSFFFAVDDSTIRHRQFDGTQSKDMTRAAFLMADAVTVLPYDPVRDRVLVIEQFRFGPYARGDERPWMLEPIAGRVDAGEGPEATARRECEEEAGVTIGALHKIAEYYPSSGGITEYVTSYIGLADLPDGITQSGGGLDVEHEDIASYLLSFDDLMAMCDAGQLDVGPLYMSALWLARHRERIRQG
- a CDS encoding TrgA family protein, which translates into the protein MPTAAKLVAAIWFALLAWFAAELTKNYLPESTRYGIMSFIAGGFGFLTGWVFLGRRAGDTMAAAYSYGFSSSVILTFWSVFYFAFETMIHRSLDKRYRGPTEALMSMVDLMREYIMYVLKPDVLFILIVGGFFGGWLTEKASRKWA